The stretch of DNA TTACGGATCGGCCCCAATCGCTCTCGTGCAGTGAGAGGGTCAGGATGGATAACAATAATGTCATCATGCCGGAGTTCGTCTTCTTCTATGTTTTTCTTGATCTGCTCGACCAACCACGCGTTCTGTTCGGCTTCGTCACCGAACTGCAGAAAAACGACGAGATCGTCGATCGGGGAATGGTCCTCTAGAAACCTGGGGCTGGTCTCGTCGGTTCGTTCGAGGACGACGTGCTCTCCCTTAGCCAAACGTCCCTCTCGCACCCTGTATCCGATTTCTTCCCACAAAGCAGGTTGGTCGAACATCTGTACCAACCCCGTCTCGGCGCCCTTTGGCTGCTCACGGTAGATGCCGAAGCCGAGGGCGTGGGCCGTCACCAACACGGGCCGCGAGTTGCGGTAGCATTTCTGTAAGATCACGTCTCGACGTGGGTCATCGCCAAGGGACACCAATTGCTGACCTCGATCATCGGTACCGAAGATCTCTTCGGGTGGCGGCAGAGAGGCCCCCGACAGATTCTGGAGTTCGTCGTAGGCATAAACGAGCCGCTTCGGCGGCTTGAGCATCGCGTAGCACAAGCGCAGAAAGCTCGGGGCAAAGTCTTGCGCCTCGTCGACGAGGATTGCATCGTACAGTTCTGGAGGAGTAGCAACCGCATTTAGTGCCGCCTGGCATGCCCCATCGAACGCCCTATCGCCGCCACCGAATCGATAGC from Desulfofundulus salinus encodes:
- a CDS encoding DEAD/DEAH box helicase; its protein translation is MAKEDYPLANERNLAKILSAFSWQDSSDDLYRMTLSAIESLSSIRKSRSKREVSRPNSRGAKLKKLEDSIATLDHRQNRAVIETVDGVQRIRGLAGSGKTIVLALKAAYLHTQYPDWQIAVTFHTRSLKGQFKRLINNFCVEQSGEEPDWSKIRIVNAWGAPGGDERDGIYYEFCRVTGQEFHDFRSASYRFGGGDRAFDGACQAALNAVATPPELYDAILVDEAQDFAPSFLRLCYAMLKPPKRLVYAYDELQNLSGASLPPPEEIFGTDDRGQQLVSLGDDPRRDVILQKCYRNSRPVLVTAHALGFGIYREQPKGAETGLVQMFDQPALWEEIGYRVREGRLAKGEHVVLERTDETSPRFLEDHSPIDDLVVFLQFGDEAEQNAWLVEQIKKNIEEDELRHDDIIVIHPDPLTARERLGPIRKALFEMGIQNHLAGVDTDPDVFFKTETPSVTFTSIVSVK